The sequence ACGCCCGTCCCGCCGACGGCCCGCCGCTGGTGGCCGGCGGAATATGCTGATGAGATCATGCCCGGCGGCACCGTGTCGCCGGATGAATGGATTGTCGGCTTCTGCGGGGCAGGCTGGATCATCGGTTCGCCGCAGGAAGATGAGCGTAAGGACTACACCTGCTTCCTCGTACTGCCCGGCGCCGAAATCGGCTTCGACTGGCACGAGCCGCGCGGCCACGACACGCTCACCATTTTCCCCGATGGAACGTGGAAGCTGGCGTCGGGCGAGCCTGCGGATTGGACCCTCGTCTTCGATCTCGACGATTACGAGAACAGCGACGACAGCCTCGACGGCCTCGCTCGCAACAACGCCCACATGCACGATCTGCGGGCAGGCGATGAGCCCATCACCCTCGAGATCGGCTTCGCCAAGTGGGGCCACGCCGCCTTCCGCCTCGAGGTGGCGGGCCGCAAGGCGAAGCTGGTGCCGGTGATGGCAGAGGCGAAGGCCGAGGCCGCGACATGAGCGAGAACCCCGCCCGCCCCATCAACAAGGCGCTGTTCTACCTCATCGCCCTGTCGCTGGTGGTGCTGGATTTCCAGCACACCGGCCTCATCCCCCGCGCCCTCGGCGCCCTGTTCGGAGGCGGCTCATGAGCAAGAACAGCCGCCGCCACCGCCGAGCCTATGTCGCCGGCGCCCACACCGGCATCGCCCGCCTGCGCGCCGTCATCGCGCCGCTGCTGCCGGCCGATGCCCGCCCGGCGCTTGAGAAGATGGCCGCCAACGTCACCGCCGAATTCCCCATGCCGCCCGCCTGGCGCCACGACAAGGCGCCGGCGCGGCGCGCCGAGGAGGCCGATTCCCATGGCTGATCACACCGGCATCGAATGGGCAGACGCGACATGGAATCCCATCGTCGGGTGCTCGGTTCTCTCCCCCGGCTGCACCAACTGCTACGCCATGGGCATGGCCGCGCGCATCGAGGCCATGCAGCCCGGTTCGCACTATGCCGGCACGACGAAACCCACCAAGGCCGGCGCCGTCTGGTCGGGCAAGCTGGCGCTCGCGCCGGATCACATCATCACCCAGCCCCTGCACTGGAGCCGCCCGCGCCGCATCTTCGTCAATTCCATGGGCGACCTCTTTCACGAGGACGCGCCCGACCACTGGATTGATCGCGTCTTCGCCGTCATGGCGTTGGCTCCGCAGCACACTTTCATGGTGCTGACGAAGCGCTCGGCTCGCATGCGCCAGTACCTTGCAGAAGACCGCCGGAACTGGCGGTGCGCTTCGGTAGACGGGCTCTTTCCGCAGCGCACCGATGCATCACGGCAGGCCCGTGATCGCCTCGCCCGGCTCACCGCGCCCGGCGTACCGGCGCCGCTGGAGAATGTCTGGCTCGGCGCGTCGACCGAGCGGCAGGCGGAATGGGATGCGCGGGTGCCGGATCTGAAGGCGACGCCGGCGGTGGTGCGCTTCATCTCCGCCGAACCATTGCTCGGCCCGATCGTCGGCGACTTCTCCCTGATCAACCTCGCCATCGTGGGCGGCGAGAGCGGCCCCAAGGCCCGCCCCATGCATCCAGATTGGGCGCGTTCCCTGCGCGACCAGTGCGCCGCCGCCGGCACGGCCTTTTTCTTCAAGCAGTGGGGTGAGTGGCGCTGGGCGCCCGACAAGGCCCATTTCAAAGAGCTTTTGGAAGACCGCTGGACGCGCCTCGCCTCCGGCCGCGAGGGCGTTCGTCCGGCCCTCATGGTGCGGGAGGGCAAGCGCGCCGCCGGCCGCCTGCTCGACGGCGTCGAACACAACGCCATGCCGGAGGCGCGATCATGAGCGGCTTCAGCCTCACAATAGCCTTCCTCGTCACATGGGCGGTCTGGTCCCCGGCATCCTTCGGCCGCCACCTCGCCGCGATCGCCGACGCCTTTGAGGCCAAGCGCGCCAAGCTCCGCGCCGAGCGGGAGACGGCGCCATGACGGTCTATGTCGACCCCGCCGTCTGGCCCTTCGGCCGCATGCTCATGTGCCACATGTGGGCGGAC is a genomic window of Ancylobacter sp. IITR112 containing:
- a CDS encoding phage Gp37/Gp68 family protein encodes the protein MADHTGIEWADATWNPIVGCSVLSPGCTNCYAMGMAARIEAMQPGSHYAGTTKPTKAGAVWSGKLALAPDHIITQPLHWSRPRRIFVNSMGDLFHEDAPDHWIDRVFAVMALAPQHTFMVLTKRSARMRQYLAEDRRNWRCASVDGLFPQRTDASRQARDRLARLTAPGVPAPLENVWLGASTERQAEWDARVPDLKATPAVVRFISAEPLLGPIVGDFSLINLAIVGGESGPKARPMHPDWARSLRDQCAAAGTAFFFKQWGEWRWAPDKAHFKELLEDRWTRLASGREGVRPALMVREGKRAAGRLLDGVEHNAMPEARS